The Microcoleus sp. FACHB-672 DNA segment CACCGGCACCGGCATCATTTGCCCCGAAGCTCGCCAGCCGGTGTTCCCCCGGACAGGCGTTACTGATCGCGATGGAGGAGGAGCGGGCACACTAGGCAACTCCCGCGTAATCGTCACCTTGCCAGTTTCACTCACCGTTCTCGTTTGCGGATTGGGTTGCCGGCCTCGCAGTAAATTATCTACCGTTTCCGCAACTTGCTCGTGCACTACCCAACGCTCACGTTCCAGCATTTCCACCGCAATCTCAAACGTTGGCGGTGCCTTACGTTCCAGCACCGTTTTTTGAGAACCCCGGCGTCTCGCCTCCTCATCTCCCAGCGTCACCGCCTGGATACCGCCGATCAGATCCGCCAGGGTCGGGTTTTTAATCAAATTTTCAATTTGATTCCCGTGAGCCGTGCCAACCAACTGCACCCCGCGCTCAGCAATCGTGCGAGCCGCCTGTGCTTCCAATTCCGTGCCAATTTCATCAATCACGATGACTTCTGGCATATGGTTTTCCACCGCCTCAATCATCACATGATGCTGAAGTTCTGGACGCGAAACCTGCATCCGGCGAGCGCGACCGATTGCGGGGTGGGGAATATCGCCATCACCGGCAATTTCATTCGAGGTGTCAATAATCACCACCCGCTTGTTTAATTCATCTGCCAGCACCCGCGCAATTTCCCGCAGGGCCGTGGTTTTGCCCACGCCGGGGCGACCAAGCATTAAAATTGATTGGCCGGTTTCCACCAAATCGCGGATCATCCCAATCGTCCCAAAGACGGCTCGCCCGACGCGACAAGTCAAGCCAATCACTTCACCGGCACGATTCCGCATCGCACTAATTCGGTGCAAGGTTTGCTCGATGCCGGCTCGGTTATCACCGCTAAAGTGGCCCACTCGCTCAATGCAATGAATCAGGTCGGCTTTGGAAACCGGCGTCTGAGACAGGTATTCTGCCGTACCTGGAAAGCGAGCCTCTGGGAGCCGGCCCACATCCATCACTACCTCGATTAATTTGCTTAGCTGGGGGTGTTGCTCCAGCGGCAAGCGAATTTCTTCGGGCAAAATGTTTAGTAATTTATTCAGATCGTCTGTAATTTGCATGCTGCCTATAGCGACTTCGTCAACCACAACCGGCGATTTTTGATTGGCTTGCGTGTCAGAGAGATTCACACCGTTGGAATGCACCATAAATAATTTGCGTTGAAAGTTATGGCATTAAATGGAAACAGTAGAAGCTGAGAACTTAGCAATGAGTATTCGCTAAATCATGGGAATTTGTTGAGTGAGGGTTGGTGC contains these protein-coding regions:
- a CDS encoding R3H domain-containing nucleic acid-binding protein → MQITDDLNKLLNILPEEIRLPLEQHPQLSKLIEVVMDVGRLPEARFPGTAEYLSQTPVSKADLIHCIERVGHFSGDNRAGIEQTLHRISAMRNRAGEVIGLTCRVGRAVFGTIGMIRDLVETGQSILMLGRPGVGKTTALREIARVLADELNKRVVIIDTSNEIAGDGDIPHPAIGRARRMQVSRPELQHHVMIEAVENHMPEVIVIDEIGTELEAQAARTIAERGVQLVGTAHGNQIENLIKNPTLADLIGGIQAVTLGDEEARRRGSQKTVLERKAPPTFEIAVEMLERERWVVHEQVAETVDNLLRGRQPNPQTRTVSETGKVTITRELPSVPAPPPSRSVTPVRGNTGWRASGQMMPVPVLREVGDLSEEKYFEQLLDASLHQPSGFGRMQLDDADDFGGTAGPNGEDLPLHVYPYAVSRHQLEQVIRVLNLPVVLTKDIDGADAILALRSHIKNQSKLRHISKARHLPIYTIKSSSIPQITRALRRLLDMDDPSSPDVAELSLFAHNGSEDEIEALEEARLAVEQIVIPKGQPVELLPRSAKVRKMQHELVEHYRLKSSSFGEEPNRRLRIYPA